The sequence below is a genomic window from Sulfuracidifex metallicus DSM 6482 = JCM 9184.
GATGAGGTCATACATTCATGATAACACGTCAAATTATAGAGTATACTCGACGAACGCTGCAAAGGAAGCCCTAAATTGCAACTCAGCGGATGGCTACGAATTTCAAATATGTGCGGTTTTCAGGATTCTCAAGGCTGGAATAAAGATAGGCGAATATCCTATTATATTTAGGGATAGAGAAATAGGAAAGAGCAAGTTAAGTAATGTTGAGATATTCAGGTGGTTCAAGTTTCTACTTTCTCTCCTCGCCTCTTCTTAAGTTTGTTAACTTGCTCCTTAAGCTCGAGGATCTCTTTGGTAAGCATGGATATCTGGCTTTCATGAATCTCTAACATTTTCATTACCTTCTCTTCAAAACTTTCGTTACTTTTTTGGCTTATTTTGACGTTCCCCTCGTCGTCAACTTCAACTATGCCTGTTCTAATTAATTCTCTAACGTAACCCTTCATGGTCTTAGGTGATACCTTTAATTGAAGTGCCAGATCCGTCATGTTAATGATGCCTCTTTCTCTAATAATTGCCACTATATCCTGCAGTCTAGGGGGAAGTTCCATATATGACCTTTTACAGTAGAATATCTTTTAAACATGGAGGCACGTAGTTCTATTGGTTACATTGACCCTCCTGATAAGAGAAGCGGAGGTCAATTCCATATTGACCTTCTCTATGGCTTATTCTTCTATGAGAGAGGCTTTCGAACTCCTTGATAAAAAGATAGCGGTTAACTCTAAAAGGATAAGGACCTCCGTCTCAGGATCAACTCTCACTTATCAATCGGGAGGTTTCAAGGACTTTTTAGGCTATAAAACGTTTGTTAACGGCTCATTCATGTCCGTTCTCTTCTCTAAAGGGGGAGATATTCTTTCTATTATCGAATCTGATAGGTTAACACAGATCAGAACTGGGTCTCTCTCAGTCTTAGCTTCAGATTATGCTATGGGATCATATGGAACTGTAGGCATAATCGGACTTGGAAAACAAGGCCTAGCACAAGTTGAGGCATTCCACGAATTGAGACCTGGAATTACAATAAACGTGTTCACTAGGAGTCAGGATAGATTAAACTCTGCTATGAATTTCTTTCAAAGAAGAGGGATAAAGGTTAGACCCGTAGATATGAAAACTTTATGCAAGGAGAGTGAAACGATAGTTACTATTACGAGAGCTAAGGACCCGTTCCTAAAGCTGGACTATCTCAATAAGGGATCTCACGTAAATGCCATGGGATCT
It includes:
- a CDS encoding ornithine cyclodeaminase family protein, coding for MTLLIREAEVNSILTFSMAYSSMREAFELLDKKIAVNSKRIRTSVSGSTLTYQSGGFKDFLGYKTFVNGSFMSVLFSKGGDILSIIESDRLTQIRTGSLSVLASDYAMGSYGTVGIIGLGKQGLAQVEAFHELRPGITINVFTRSQDRLNSAMNFFQRRGIKVRPVDMKTLCKESETIVTITRAKDPFLKLDYLNKGSHVNAMGSNIPEKSELYPEVVKNSAAIVVEDFEMALEEAGDLVLAKKMGMLDESKLMALSSLITGKIRIRREEGNVTLFKSVGIGLEDVAVMSALYEEAKRRGNCLELEVTGKWHRE
- a CDS encoding FeoC-like transcriptional regulator; its protein translation is MELPPRLQDIVAIIRERGIINMTDLALQLKVSPKTMKGYVRELIRTGIVEVDDEGNVKISQKSNESFEEKVMKMLEIHESQISMLTKEILELKEQVNKLKKRRGEKVET